The window TCAATCGCCGCCCTCGCCGGTTCGCGCGGAAAGCTCTCGTGCCGCACGTCGTCGTAGATCACGATGCCGGCCTGGCCCGCGCTGCGGAAGTGATACGGATCGGCGTCCCAGACTCCGCCCGAGTGCAGAGGCGCCCACAGGCTCAGGCCCGCCGTCTGCACCTGATCGGTCAAAGCGATCCCTTCGCGAAGGCTCTGATCGAAGACGACCGGATCGGGGCTGTCGCTTCGCCACAGGTGCAAGGCCCGACGGCAGGTCTCCACGTCGATCCGCCTCCCGCCCGAGGCGCAGTTGTCGATCCACAGCCGCGGATGACGGGCGCGGAGCTCATCCCAAAACGCATAGAGTCCCTCGATGTGGCGGATCTCAGCCATGCCCTGGCGCTCCGGCTCATCCTTGACCCGCCAGAACGGCAGCGGGTCGTCGTTGAAATCCTGGCGGTAGATATCCACGTCGTACTCGTCGATCCGCCCGGAGACCACGTCGGTGATGTACCGCCGGGCGTCTTCGTTGCCCAGGTCAAACAGCTTGCACTCGCGCCCGAGGTCGATGAGCCATTCCGGATGCTCGCGGTCGATCTGCGTGTCGCGACCGACCCGCTCCGGCTCGAACCAGAGGATAAAGTCCATCTCCCGCGCGTGGGCGGCGTCCGCCAGGGGCTTGAGGCCATTTGGAAAATCCTTCGGCCGAGGAAACCAGTTGCCCACGCCGTAGGGGAAGTTGCCGGGAAACCAGTACGCGTCAAGCCAGTAGGCCTCAATCCCCAGCTCAGCGGCTGGGGGGATCGACCGCAGCATGGTCCGCTCGTTGCCCGCCGCCCAGCCGCCCTCGTAGAGGTGCAGACCGCCGGTCGTGCCGTGGGCCACCGGCGGCAGGATCGGCCCGCCGTCGCGATGCGGCGTGAAGTGCTCCAGCATGACCCGGCGAAGGGCGTTCTGGCCGTCGAGCCAGTCCTCGCCCTGCCACGGGATCAGCAAAACCCCCGGCGTGCGGATCGTCTCGCCGGGCCGCAGCCGCAAATGCATCTGCGCCATCCCCGCCGTCAGAACCAAACCCTCCGACGTCCGCCGAAACGTCGCCCGCCACTGACCGGTCCAACCGACCGCCACGATCAGACCGCCCGATTCGCCCGCAACGTTGAAAAACGGCAGAACCCCGTTCGATGAACGTCCGCCAACCGGTTCGAACGCCAACTCCCGATCAGGCTCCAGCGGCGTCACCAGGGGCAGAAAATCGCTGACCGAATTGACGCTGCCGTTGGCGTGGTGAAGCACCAGCGGACCGGACGGCATAGCCACCATCACGTCCAGCGGTAGCACACGCTCCAAAAGCGGGCTGTCCTGAGACGATTCGTTGGCAACCTGGAGCCAGTAATAGATCGCATCGCTATGGCCTAGCCGCTCGGCCACGACGGTGACCCGCAGTCCCGTCCGCGGATCGAACCAGCCCGCGGGCTCCGCCGAATGCTCCCAGCGGTCGAAATCCACCGCTTCGCCATCGAGTCGCATCGAAAACGGCCGACCGCGAACCAACGTCGCTTCGCTCGGATTCCGGCCCAAACCCCAGCCGCGCAAAAGGCTGTCCATCATTCCGCTCCCGTTGGAT of the Phycisphaerae bacterium genome contains:
- a CDS encoding alpha-galactosidase — translated: MDSLLRGWGLGRNPSEATLVRGRPFSMRLDGEAVDFDRWEHSAEPAGWFDPRTGLRVTVVAERLGHSDAIYYWLQVANESSQDSPLLERVLPLDVMVAMPSGPLVLHHANGSVNSVSDFLPLVTPLEPDRELAFEPVGGRSSNGVLPFFNVAGESGGLIVAVGWTGQWRATFRRTSEGLVLTAGMAQMHLRLRPGETIRTPGVLLIPWQGEDWLDGQNALRRVMLEHFTPHRDGGPILPPVAHGTTGGLHLYEGGWAAGNERTMLRSIPPAAELGIEAYWLDAYWFPGNFPYGVGNWFPRPKDFPNGLKPLADAAHAREMDFILWFEPERVGRDTQIDREHPEWLIDLGRECKLFDLGNEDARRYITDVVSGRIDEYDVDIYRQDFNDDPLPFWRVKDEPERQGMAEIRHIEGLYAFWDELRARHPRLWIDNCASGGRRIDVETCRRALHLWRSDSPDPVVFDQSLREGIALTDQVQTAGLSLWAPLHSGGVWDADPYHFRSAGQAGIVIYDDVRHESFPREPARAAIEELKSLRPFFLGDFYLLAAVTISEEDWCAYQYHRDDLEAGFAVFFRRVESPYAARTTSLRRIDPRAAYTVEWYEDYALSRSEVVPGNVLIELPVWIEHPGRSVLVKYRRK